In Firmicutes bacterium ASF500, a single genomic region encodes these proteins:
- a CDS encoding Fatty acid-binding protein — translation MSDFVILTDSSADLGADLAQRLNVQVVPLCFVMDDHTYYNYPDNREMDPHAFYDRLRRGDMATTNAVNVAQYTEALEPLLQEGRDVLILAFSSGLSNTYNSSRLAVEELSVKYPDRKLYTVDTLCASLGQGLLVWYAARERDRGHSIDEVRDWVEERKLNLCHQFTVDDLHFLKRGGRISAATAMVGSMLHIKPVLHVNDEGLLVSTGKARGRQAALKALVDRMEETAIDSGSLTVFISHGDCLEDAQTVERMVRDRFGVQEIYINYVGPVIGAHSGPGTVALFYVGTNR, via the coding sequence ATGTCAGACTTTGTCATCCTCACCGATTCCTCCGCCGATCTGGGCGCCGACCTGGCCCAGCGGCTCAACGTACAGGTCGTCCCCCTCTGCTTTGTGATGGACGACCATACCTATTATAACTATCCCGACAACCGGGAGATGGACCCCCATGCGTTCTACGACCGCCTGCGCCGCGGGGACATGGCCACCACCAACGCCGTCAACGTGGCCCAGTACACCGAGGCCCTGGAGCCCCTGCTCCAGGAGGGGCGGGATGTGCTCATCCTCGCCTTCTCCTCCGGCCTGTCCAACACCTATAACTCCTCCCGTCTGGCGGTGGAGGAGCTGAGCGTCAAATACCCCGACCGGAAGCTGTACACCGTGGACACCCTCTGCGCCTCCCTAGGCCAGGGCCTTCTCGTGTGGTACGCCGCCCGGGAGCGGGACCGGGGCCACTCCATTGACGAGGTCCGGGATTGGGTGGAGGAGCGCAAGCTGAATCTGTGCCACCAGTTCACCGTGGACGACCTCCACTTCCTCAAGCGGGGCGGGCGCATCTCCGCCGCCACCGCTATGGTGGGCTCCATGCTGCACATCAAACCCGTCCTCCATGTGAACGACGAGGGCCTCCTCGTAAGCACCGGCAAGGCCCGGGGCCGTCAGGCCGCCCTCAAGGCCCTGGTGGACCGGATGGAGGAGACCGCCATCGACTCAGGGAGCCTCACCGTCTTCATCAGCCACGGCGACTGCCTGGAGGACGCCCAGACCGTGGAGCGCATGGTCCGGGACCGCTTCGGCGTCCAGGAGATTTATATCAACTACGTGGGCCCCGTCATCGGCGCCCACTCCGGCCCGGGCACCGTGGCCCTGTTCTATGTTGGGACCAACCGGTAA
- the fusA_1 gene encoding Elongation factor G — MSYSVQNIRNVALIGHGGSGKTALAESLLYMTKAIDRMGKATDGNTVCDYDPEEVKRQISISLAVAPVEFKGCKINVLDTPGGFDFSGEVMEALRAADAAIIVCSAKDGISVGLEKAWKYCEERNMPRFIYISKTDEDNSDYNATFEALRAKYGNKIAPLVVPIWDDNKKVTGIIDVLNKRAYEMQKLQRVEIELPEGKGDVVTEFNDALKESVAETSEEFMEKFFGGEDFTYAEMIQGLRQGVRELSLFPVLCGSAVNCMGSLMLMDYIMELLPTPMEGNYHKATLQNGETEEFVVSPGGVPTAFVFKTVSDQYGKYSFIKVLSGHITSDLTLVNARTGASEKLGRLYVMKGKRAEEVKDLSCGDIGAIGKMDKVKTGDTLCDSRKVVALKQIPFAEPCYSVAIAPKTRGQEDKVAQGLYRLNEEDPSFTLVNNGETHQMVLTGSGDIQVDVLVSKLKSRFNVEAVLSETRVPYREKIRKTVQKQGRHKKQTGGSGQFGDVWIRFEPNLEEEQMVFAEEVFGGSVPKNFFPAVEKGLREACVHGPLAGYPVVNLKAVLYDGSYHPVDSSEIAFKTAAQLAYKAAMPEANPVLLEPVGELKVTVPDSYMGDVIGDLNKRRGRVMGMNPTGDGDQIIEAEVPMAEMTSYAIDLRAMTQSRGSYTFHFIRYEDCPPAAQDKAIAAAKAMAEE; from the coding sequence ATGAGCTATTCTGTACAAAACATCCGCAACGTGGCCCTGATCGGACATGGCGGCAGCGGCAAGACCGCTCTGGCCGAAAGTCTGCTGTACATGACCAAGGCCATTGACCGCATGGGCAAGGCCACCGACGGCAACACCGTCTGCGACTACGACCCCGAGGAGGTCAAGCGCCAGATTTCCATCTCCCTGGCCGTGGCCCCCGTGGAGTTCAAGGGCTGCAAGATCAACGTGCTGGACACCCCGGGCGGCTTTGACTTCTCCGGCGAGGTGATGGAGGCCCTCCGGGCCGCCGACGCGGCCATTATCGTCTGCTCCGCCAAGGACGGCATCTCCGTGGGCCTGGAGAAGGCCTGGAAATACTGCGAGGAGCGGAACATGCCCCGGTTTATCTACATCTCCAAGACCGACGAGGACAACTCTGACTATAACGCCACCTTCGAGGCCCTCCGCGCCAAGTACGGCAACAAGATTGCCCCCCTGGTGGTCCCCATCTGGGACGACAACAAGAAGGTCACCGGCATCATCGACGTGCTGAACAAGCGGGCCTATGAGATGCAGAAGCTCCAGCGGGTGGAGATCGAGCTGCCCGAGGGCAAGGGCGACGTGGTCACCGAGTTCAACGACGCTTTGAAAGAGTCCGTGGCCGAGACCAGCGAGGAGTTTATGGAAAAATTCTTCGGCGGCGAGGACTTCACCTACGCCGAGATGATCCAGGGCCTGCGCCAGGGCGTCCGGGAGCTGTCCCTGTTCCCCGTACTGTGCGGCTCCGCCGTCAACTGCATGGGCTCCCTGATGCTGATGGACTACATCATGGAGCTGCTGCCCACCCCCATGGAGGGCAACTACCACAAGGCCACCCTGCAAAACGGCGAGACCGAGGAGTTCGTGGTCTCCCCCGGCGGCGTGCCCACCGCCTTCGTGTTCAAGACGGTGTCCGACCAGTATGGCAAATACTCCTTCATCAAGGTTCTGTCCGGCCACATCACCTCCGACCTCACCCTGGTCAACGCCCGTACCGGCGCCTCCGAGAAGCTGGGCCGGCTGTATGTGATGAAGGGCAAGCGGGCCGAGGAGGTCAAGGACCTGTCCTGCGGCGACATCGGCGCCATCGGCAAGATGGACAAGGTGAAAACCGGCGACACCCTGTGCGACAGCCGCAAGGTAGTGGCCTTGAAACAGATTCCCTTCGCCGAGCCCTGCTACTCGGTGGCCATCGCCCCCAAGACCCGGGGCCAGGAGGACAAGGTGGCTCAGGGCCTGTACCGCCTCAACGAGGAGGACCCCTCCTTCACCCTGGTCAACAACGGTGAGACCCATCAGATGGTCCTCACCGGCTCGGGCGACATCCAAGTGGACGTGCTGGTCAGCAAGCTGAAGAGCCGCTTCAACGTGGAGGCAGTTCTCAGCGAGACCCGGGTGCCCTACCGGGAGAAGATTCGCAAGACCGTCCAGAAGCAGGGGCGGCATAAGAAGCAGACCGGCGGCTCCGGCCAGTTCGGCGACGTGTGGATCCGCTTCGAGCCCAACCTGGAGGAGGAACAGATGGTCTTCGCCGAGGAGGTCTTCGGCGGCTCCGTGCCCAAGAACTTCTTCCCCGCCGTGGAGAAGGGCCTGCGCGAGGCCTGCGTCCACGGCCCCCTGGCCGGCTACCCCGTGGTCAATTTGAAGGCCGTCCTGTACGACGGAAGCTACCACCCCGTGGACTCCTCCGAAATCGCCTTCAAGACCGCCGCCCAGCTGGCCTACAAGGCCGCTATGCCCGAGGCCAACCCCGTCCTGCTGGAGCCCGTGGGCGAGCTGAAGGTCACCGTGCCCGACAGCTACATGGGCGATGTCATCGGCGACCTGAACAAGCGCCGGGGCCGTGTCATGGGCATGAATCCCACTGGCGACGGCGACCAGATCATTGAGGCCGAGGTCCCCATGGCCGAGATGACCTCCTACGCCATCGACCTGCGGGCTATGACCCAGTCCCGCGGCTCCTACACCTTCCACTTTATCCGCTATGAGGACTGCCCCCCCGCCGCCCAGGACAAGGCCATCGCCGCCGCCAAGGCTATGGCTGAGGAATAA
- the sutR gene encoding HTH-type transcriptional regulator SutR, whose amino-acid sequence MDITNTIAANAKRIREEKKLTLDAAASATGVSRSMLAQIEKGEVNPTISVVWKIANGYKVSFTSLVEERGEAVSVVRAADTRPLVEDEGRYLNYPIFTFDEQKLFETYRIVMKAGSALSTQPHMKGVVEYVTVFSGEVDITVAGDQVRLTKGDSIRFAADVPHAYQNPGTETAELSMLIYYCRG is encoded by the coding sequence ATGGATATCACAAATACCATCGCCGCCAACGCAAAGCGGATCAGGGAAGAGAAGAAGCTGACGCTGGACGCCGCCGCCTCTGCCACAGGGGTGTCCAGGAGTATGCTGGCGCAGATTGAGAAGGGGGAGGTCAACCCCACCATTTCGGTGGTCTGGAAGATCGCCAACGGGTATAAGGTCTCCTTCACCTCGCTGGTGGAGGAGCGGGGAGAGGCCGTCTCGGTGGTCCGTGCGGCGGACACCCGGCCCCTGGTGGAGGACGAGGGGCGGTATCTGAACTACCCCATCTTCACCTTTGACGAGCAGAAGCTCTTTGAGACCTACCGCATTGTCATGAAGGCAGGCAGCGCCCTGTCCACACAGCCCCACATGAAGGGGGTGGTGGAGTATGTCACGGTGTTCTCCGGGGAGGTCGATATTACCGTGGCAGGGGATCAGGTGCGGCTGACCAAGGGGGATTCCATCCGCTTCGCCGCGGATGTGCCCCACGCCTACCAAAATCCGGGGACGGAGACGGCGGAGCTGAGTATGCTGATCTATTACTGTAGAGGATAA
- the clpC gene encoding Negative regulator of genetic competence ClpC/MecB — MSDSQFTSTALGAIRLAQENAAKLGHSYVGSEHLLLGLAGQEFSPAAMALRRAGADSQALRAAIAQRVGTGVPAKASFQGLTPNCCLAIQGAVQESRRLGQGAVNSEHLLLGLLRTRGSGAARLLAHCGVEADGLYRSVSASLGGGEEAPAPKPRPREPEARPNGDTRQLDQCARDLTRMAAEGRLDPVIGRGEELERVIQILSRRTKNNPALIGEPGVGKTAVVEGLAAAIADGTAPQHLLGKRLYALDLSAMVAGTKYRGEFEEKLKHVLQEVRRAGNIILFIDELHTIVGAGSAEGAIDAANILKPALSRGELQVIGATTIDEYRKYIEKDAALERRFQPVTVKEPSRAEALEILQGLRGRYEAHHHLIISDSALEAAVDLSCRYLPQRFLPDKAIDLVDEAAAQARLSGKALPPELQRLEGRVSQAGRQLADAVRRQDFEQAAILRNVERDFRRELDVERQKWQSGRGQFAVEPHHIQAVLSQWTGVPVCDPDEADKRALAELDTALRRHLLGQDRAVDTVTRAIRRGRLGLKDPRRPVGCFLLLGPSGVGKTQLCRSLARTLFGSEEALLRFDMSEYMEAHTVSRLLGSPPGYVGHEEGGQLTERVRRHPWSVVLLDELEKAHRDIWSVLLQVMEEGVLTDAQGKRTDFRNTVLVMTSNLGAQRFAKGRRLGFAAGGEAEREELEKAVLSDASNTFAPEFLNRLDATLVFHPLDQATLNAITRQLLAETGKRLDKLGVGMEVEEGAVTLLAGHGAREYGARPLRRAIASLVEDPAADLMLTGQLKTGDTLKVMAQGDQVRVRLV; from the coding sequence ATGTCCGACAGTCAATTCACATCCACCGCTCTGGGGGCCATCCGGCTGGCGCAGGAGAACGCGGCCAAGCTGGGGCACAGCTATGTGGGCAGCGAGCATCTGCTTTTGGGGCTGGCCGGCCAGGAGTTCAGTCCGGCCGCCATGGCCCTGCGCCGGGCGGGGGCGGACAGCCAGGCGCTGCGGGCGGCCATTGCCCAGCGGGTGGGGACGGGCGTGCCCGCCAAGGCCAGCTTTCAGGGCCTGACCCCCAACTGCTGTCTGGCCATTCAGGGGGCGGTGCAGGAGAGCCGCCGCCTGGGCCAGGGGGCGGTAAACTCCGAGCATCTGCTGCTGGGTCTGCTGCGGACTCGGGGCAGCGGGGCGGCCCGGCTGCTGGCCCACTGCGGGGTGGAGGCCGACGGGCTGTACCGGTCGGTCTCCGCGTCTCTGGGTGGCGGGGAGGAGGCCCCCGCCCCCAAGCCCCGGCCCAGGGAGCCGGAGGCCCGTCCCAACGGCGACACCCGCCAGCTGGACCAGTGCGCCCGGGACTTAACCCGCATGGCCGCGGAGGGCCGTCTGGACCCGGTCATTGGCCGGGGGGAGGAGCTGGAGCGGGTGATTCAGATCCTCTCCCGCCGGACCAAGAACAACCCCGCCCTCATTGGCGAGCCGGGGGTGGGCAAAACGGCGGTGGTGGAGGGTCTCGCCGCCGCCATCGCCGACGGCACCGCCCCCCAGCACCTGCTGGGCAAGCGGCTGTACGCCCTGGACCTGTCCGCCATGGTGGCGGGCACCAAGTACCGGGGGGAGTTTGAGGAGAAGCTGAAGCACGTCCTCCAGGAGGTCCGCCGGGCGGGGAACATCATCCTCTTCATCGACGAGCTCCACACCATCGTGGGGGCGGGCAGCGCCGAGGGGGCCATTGACGCCGCCAACATCCTCAAGCCCGCCCTGAGCCGGGGGGAGCTGCAAGTGATTGGGGCCACCACCATCGACGAGTACCGCAAGTATATCGAAAAGGACGCCGCCCTGGAGCGGCGGTTCCAGCCCGTCACCGTCAAGGAGCCCAGCCGGGCGGAGGCGCTGGAAATTTTGCAGGGCCTCCGGGGCCGGTATGAGGCCCACCACCACCTCATCATCTCGGACAGCGCCCTGGAGGCGGCGGTGGACCTGTCCTGCCGCTATCTGCCCCAGCGGTTTTTACCCGACAAGGCCATCGACCTGGTGGACGAGGCGGCGGCGCAGGCCCGGCTGTCGGGCAAGGCCCTGCCTCCGGAGCTCCAGCGGCTGGAGGGCCGGGTGTCCCAGGCGGGACGCCAGCTGGCCGACGCGGTCCGCCGTCAGGACTTTGAACAGGCCGCCATCCTGCGCAACGTGGAGCGGGATTTCCGCCGGGAGCTGGACGTGGAGCGCCAGAAGTGGCAGTCGGGCCGGGGGCAGTTCGCTGTGGAGCCCCACCACATCCAGGCGGTGCTGTCCCAGTGGACGGGGGTGCCCGTCTGCGACCCGGACGAGGCGGACAAAAGGGCTCTGGCTGAGCTGGACACCGCCTTGCGCCGCCACCTTCTGGGCCAGGACAGGGCGGTGGACACGGTCACCCGGGCCATCCGCCGGGGCCGTCTGGGGTTGAAGGACCCCCGGAGGCCGGTGGGCTGCTTCCTCCTTCTGGGTCCCAGCGGGGTGGGCAAGACCCAGCTGTGCCGCTCCCTGGCCCGGACCCTCTTCGGAAGCGAGGAGGCCCTGCTCCGTTTCGACATGTCGGAGTATATGGAGGCCCACACCGTGTCCCGCCTGCTGGGCTCCCCGCCCGGCTATGTGGGCCATGAGGAGGGGGGCCAGCTCACCGAGCGGGTGCGGCGGCACCCCTGGTCGGTAGTCCTGCTGGACGAGCTGGAGAAGGCCCACCGGGACATCTGGTCCGTCCTCCTCCAGGTGATGGAGGAGGGGGTGCTCACCGACGCCCAGGGGAAAAGGACCGATTTCCGCAACACCGTCCTGGTGATGACCTCCAATCTGGGGGCCCAGCGGTTTGCCAAGGGGAGGCGGCTGGGCTTCGCCGCCGGGGGGGAGGCCGAGCGGGAGGAGCTGGAGAAGGCGGTGCTGTCCGACGCCTCCAACACCTTCGCCCCCGAGTTCCTCAACCGCCTGGACGCCACCCTGGTCTTCCATCCCCTGGATCAGGCGACCCTCAACGCCATTACCCGCCAGCTCCTGGCCGAGACCGGGAAGCGGCTGGACAAGCTGGGGGTAGGCATGGAGGTGGAGGAGGGGGCGGTGACCCTCCTGGCCGGACACGGCGCTCGGGAATACGGCGCGCGGCCCCTGCGCCGGGCCATCGCCTCTCTGGTGGAGGACCCCGCCGCCGATTTGATGCTCACCGGCCAGCTGAAAACCGGGGATACCCTCAAGGTTATGGCCCAGGGGGACCAGGTCCGGGTGCGGCTGGTGTAA
- the prmA gene encoding Ribosomal protein L11 methyltransferase, producing MDEIKWLEVAVNTTPDKLDQVCARLAAAGMDSLVIEDEQDFLNFLEQNRQYWDYVDQELLDRMKGVTRVKFYVTDDGDGREQLARYTQGLDCEYTATPLADNDWAYSWQKYYKPLEIGARLYVVPQWMREEPVPAGRVPFYLNPGLTFGTGSHASTQLCLEGVEEHTAPGRDVLDLGCGSGILSIAALCLGAGSAVAVDIDPKAADVAYENAALNGIGRDRYTVRAGNVLADRALAAELAQKRYHLVLANIVADVIIPLAPQVPGLLEEDGVFLCSGIIDTRTHEVEAALKQAGLTVTKKWEKNGWAALEAVRSAP from the coding sequence ATGGACGAAATCAAATGGCTTGAGGTGGCCGTCAACACCACCCCGGACAAGCTGGACCAGGTGTGCGCCCGATTGGCCGCCGCCGGGATGGACAGCCTGGTGATCGAGGACGAGCAGGATTTCCTAAACTTCCTGGAGCAGAACCGGCAGTATTGGGACTATGTAGACCAGGAGCTGCTGGACCGGATGAAGGGGGTCACCCGGGTGAAGTTCTACGTCACTGACGACGGAGACGGACGGGAGCAGCTGGCCCGGTACACCCAGGGGCTGGACTGCGAGTACACCGCCACCCCCCTGGCCGACAACGACTGGGCCTACAGCTGGCAGAAGTACTACAAGCCCCTGGAGATCGGGGCGCGGCTCTACGTGGTGCCCCAGTGGATGCGGGAGGAGCCCGTCCCGGCGGGCCGGGTGCCCTTCTACCTCAACCCCGGCCTCACCTTCGGCACCGGCTCCCACGCCTCCACCCAGCTGTGCCTGGAGGGGGTGGAGGAGCATACCGCCCCCGGGCGGGACGTACTGGACCTGGGCTGCGGCAGCGGCATTCTGTCCATCGCCGCGCTGTGTCTGGGGGCCGGGTCCGCCGTGGCGGTGGACATCGACCCCAAGGCGGCGGACGTGGCCTATGAAAACGCCGCCCTCAACGGCATCGGACGGGACCGGTACACCGTCCGGGCGGGCAACGTGCTGGCCGACAGAGCCCTGGCGGCGGAGCTGGCCCAAAAGCGCTATCATCTGGTGCTGGCCAACATCGTGGCCGACGTTATCATCCCCCTAGCCCCCCAGGTCCCCGGACTGCTGGAGGAGGACGGCGTGTTCCTCTGCTCCGGCATCATCGACACCCGGACCCATGAGGTGGAGGCCGCTTTGAAGCAGGCGGGCCTCACCGTTACTAAAAAATGGGAGAAAAACGGCTGGGCGGCGCTGGAGGCAGTGCGGTCCGCCCCCTGA